One window of the Eucalyptus grandis isolate ANBG69807.140 chromosome 8, ASM1654582v1, whole genome shotgun sequence genome contains the following:
- the LOC120287477 gene encoding uncharacterized protein LOC120287477, producing MNTEEQNVRFNALDNRITDLATQFAQFVNEIRASLVAATPNRDVLVPTPEASNANVRENVAEEIPHQTPVVVELDPISEAISARMEEENKKRFAKLEEKLKAIQGYESNMIEDLSRYAKMDFLEKFEVPDFAKYDGTGDPKESLYGPALQWYILLEPEKMEKWEELAEAFVPQYKYNTKIASTCKVLTCMEKMRNESFGSFAQRWCTLAAQVRPPLDDVEMVKLFLNTLPPDFYNKMIGFDCGNFTRLVAIGERIEEAMHEGRITEGTNRKFTNKEKEVEVAYVQALAESKPFSNPQNPSTLRGRYHNYEPRKWTPRQFTPLPRPLSKLLPKLL from the exons ATGAACACAGAAGAACAAAATGTCCGTTTTAATGCCTTGGATAATAGAATCACCGACTTGGCAACCCAATTTGCCCAATTTGTGAATGAGATTCGAGCTAGTCTAGTGGCTGCAACCCCCAATAGAGACGTGCTCGTGCCTACTCCTGAAGCTAGCAATGCCAACGTTAGGGAGAACGTTGCTGAAGAGATTCCCCATCAAACACCCGTAGTGGTAGAACTTGACCCCATCTCGGAGGCCATCTCAGCTCGAATGGAGgaggagaacaaaaaaagatttgCTAAGCTTGAGGAGAAGCTTAAAGCCATACAGGGATATGAAAGTAACATGATCGAGGATCTGTCTCGATACGCCAAAATGGACTTTCTTGAGAAGTTTGAAGTTCCCGATTTCGCTAAGTATGATGGTACCGGCGATCCAAAA GAGAGTCTATATGGCCCGGCCTTGCAATGGTACATTCTGCTGGAAccagaaaagatggaaaaatggGAGGAATTGGCGGAGGCATTTGTGCcgcaatataaatacaatacCAAGATTGCATCGACGTGCAAAGTGTTAACGTGCATggagaaaatgagaaatgagTCATTCGGGTCATTCGCACAAAGGTGGTGCACCTTGGCTGCTCAGGTTCGACCACCACTAGACGATGTTGAAATGGTGAAGCTGTTCCTTAACACCCTTCCTCCAGACTTTTACAACAAAATGATTGGCTTTGACTGTGGAAACTTTACTCGTTTGGTTGCCATCGGAGAGAGAATTGAAGAAGCCATGCATGAAGGTCGGATAACCGAAGGCACAAACAGGAAATTTACTAATaaggagaaagaagtagaaGTAGCTTACGTGCAAGCCCTAGCCGAATCAAAACCATTTTCGAATCCTCAAAATCCTTCTACATTAAGAGGGAGGTACCATAATTATGAGCCTAGGAAGTGGACGCCAAGGCAATTCACACCTTTGCCTAGGCCCTTGTCCAAACTGTTGCCCAAGTTACTGTAG